The DNA region CTCCGGTGGGCGTGCTGCTGTTCAACATGGGCGGCCCCGGCACGCTGGCCGACGTCGAGCCGTTCCTCGTCAACCTGTTCTCCGACCGCGACATCATCGAGCTGCCGATGGGCGCTCTGCTGCAGCCCCTGGTCGCGCGCATCATCGCCAAGGCGCGCGGCAACGGCGTGCGACGCAACTACGCCTCGATCGGCGGCGGCTCGCCGCAGCTCCGGCTGACGCGTGCGCAGGCGCAGGCCCTCGAGGCCCGCCTCGATCGCGACGGCGATCGCCGCCATGTCGTCGAGGTGGCCATGCGGTACTGGCAGCCGGGCACCGAGGAGGCGCTCGAGCGGCTCGCGGCGGCGGGCGTGTCGCGCATCGTCACGCTGACCCTCTATCCGCACTACTCGCGGGCGACCACCGGGTCCTCTCGCAAGGAGTTCGAGCGCGTGCTGGCGCAGCCGAAGTGGCGTGATCGCTTCGAGGTCAGCCACGTGGAGGCCTATCCCGATCATCCGCGCTACCTCGACGCGATGGCCGACACGGT from Luteitalea sp. TBR-22 includes:
- the hemH gene encoding ferrochelatase; this encodes MGGPGTLADVEPFLVNLFSDRDIIELPMGALLQPLVARIIAKARGNGVRRNYASIGGGSPQLRLTRAQAQALEARLDRDGDRRHVVEVAMRYWQPGTEEALERLAAAGVSRIVTLTLYPHYSRATTGSSRKEFERVLAQPKWRDRFEVSHVEAYPDHPRYLDAMADTVRRALAGFPEARRDGATILFSAHGLPQKFIDEGDPYVEHTHRTVQGILDRLQVPNPHVIGFQSRTGPVTWIGPGTEDVLRELAGKGVKDVLMVPVSFVSDHIETLYEVDQLFRDDALAAGIVDYRRSEALNTHPLFIEALADLVSRQLVTA